A portion of the Pedobacter cryoconitis genome contains these proteins:
- a CDS encoding GNAT family N-acetyltransferase, with translation MEQIEIISASLEDFKTIQLIGRQTFLETFADNNTEADMAKYLEESFNSQQIKAELANPDSMFFIAWENKNPIGYLKVNSGKAQTELHDSNAIEIERIYVKRTHHGKMVGQLLYNKALEMAIHQNKAYLWLGVWEQNPRAIRFYEKNGFVAFDKHIFKMGNDEQTDIMMKKILTPAS, from the coding sequence ATGGAACAAATTGAAATTATTAGCGCATCTCTTGAGGATTTTAAAACTATACAATTAATAGGCAGGCAGACTTTCTTAGAAACATTTGCGGATAACAATACGGAAGCCGATATGGCTAAATATTTGGAAGAAAGCTTCAATTCACAACAGATAAAAGCTGAATTAGCTAATCCGGATTCTATGTTTTTTATAGCCTGGGAAAATAAAAATCCTATAGGTTACTTAAAAGTGAATAGCGGTAAGGCACAAACGGAATTACATGATAGTAACGCTATTGAGATCGAACGCATTTATGTTAAGAGAACGCATCACGGTAAAATGGTAGGTCAATTGCTTTATAATAAAGCACTGGAAATGGCCATACACCAAAATAAAGCTTATCTGTGGCTGGGGGTATGGGAACAAAATCCCCGTGCCATCAGGTTTTACGAAAAGAACGGCTTTGTTGCTTTTGATAAACACATTTTTAAAATGGGGAATGATGAGCAAACAGATATTATGATGAAAAAGATATTAACTCCTGCCTCATGA
- a CDS encoding FMN-binding negative transcriptional regulator, with amino-acid sequence MYIPKQFEIEKEAEKIAFMKQYSFATIVTTKAGIPIATQLPFLITKNTGSLVLSAHFALANEQTGFIEQNTSLVIFSAPHAYISPAHYDKMESVPTWNYVAIHAYGKSKIVADENAKIKALENMILFYEPGYLGQWNKLSEKFKKGMIKGIVVFDLIVTDLQGQKKISQNKTKMERERIAAHLEKSDVSSEKAIAEFIRKI; translated from the coding sequence ATGTATATACCTAAGCAATTTGAGATTGAAAAAGAGGCAGAAAAGATAGCCTTCATGAAGCAGTATAGTTTTGCAACTATAGTGACTACTAAGGCGGGTATTCCAATTGCTACGCAACTTCCGTTTTTGATTACAAAGAATACCGGTAGTCTGGTGTTGAGTGCACATTTTGCCTTGGCTAATGAGCAGACAGGCTTTATTGAGCAGAATACCTCGCTGGTTATTTTCTCAGCGCCACATGCTTATATTTCTCCAGCTCATTATGATAAGATGGAGAGTGTGCCTACCTGGAATTATGTTGCTATACATGCTTATGGAAAGTCGAAAATTGTTGCGGATGAAAATGCGAAAATTAAAGCATTGGAAAACATGATCCTGTTTTACGAACCTGGTTACCTTGGACAATGGAACAAGTTGTCAGAAAAATTTAAAAAGGGAATGATCAAAGGAATCGTAGTGTTTGATTTGATAGTGACAGATTTACAAGGACAGAAAAAAATAAGCCAGAATAAAACTAAGATGGAACGGGAAAGGATAGCTGCCCATTTAGAAAAAAGTGACGTCAGCTCAGAAAAAGCAATAGCAGAATTTATCAGAAAAATATAA
- a CDS encoding PLP-dependent aminotransferase family protein, producing the protein MNSPIINQLFADLSFDRSAERAVYLQLADTLLSLIRGGKLRSGQKLPGSRDLADLLKINRITVTKAYEELQMQGWLESAIGRGTFVSSHVADHAPEKLKSITSTSSKTAGFTFQPRDYPDTLIETIVPGLHLDDGYPDPRLAPLKEFYRAYRNQLTRSGLYPKFGNYGNPAGPYPYRQAIAEYLNTTRGLKTTPENILSVRGTLMGINLICNALISPGDIVVSEIPGWRRAEHNFLHAGAKLIRIPVDEHGLIVDELRKICTKQKIRMVYVTPHHQYPTTVSLRIDRRLELLRLANEYGFIIFEDDYDFDFHFKHRPLLPLASADENGMVIYCGSFSKSFSPAFRMGYLVAAENIIEHLAKVRILLDRQGDHVLDNAMADLLNDGTIQRYLRKTLSTYKERRDFFCNLLSNQLKEAINFTPPEGGMSVWTTFDKSINLEKLAKNAYREGLLLSDGKAHKYQDYDTNAIRLGFASSTKEDLARSVEIIKRLIS; encoded by the coding sequence ATGAATAGTCCAATTATCAATCAACTATTTGCAGATCTATCCTTTGATCGTTCCGCCGAACGTGCCGTATATCTTCAGCTAGCAGACACCCTGTTATCGCTAATCCGGGGTGGCAAACTACGATCAGGCCAAAAACTTCCAGGTAGCCGGGACCTCGCTGATCTTTTAAAAATCAATAGAATTACAGTGACTAAAGCATACGAAGAACTGCAGATGCAAGGCTGGCTTGAAAGCGCTATAGGCCGTGGCACTTTTGTTTCCAGTCATGTAGCAGACCACGCACCAGAAAAGCTAAAGTCAATCACATCCACCTCATCAAAGACCGCAGGATTCACTTTTCAGCCCAGAGATTACCCTGATACGCTCATAGAAACAATCGTACCCGGCCTTCATTTAGACGACGGTTACCCCGACCCCAGACTTGCACCACTAAAGGAATTTTACCGCGCCTATCGTAACCAACTCACCAGAAGTGGATTATACCCTAAATTTGGTAATTACGGAAACCCTGCCGGCCCTTACCCCTATCGACAAGCTATAGCTGAATACCTCAATACGACGAGAGGACTGAAAACCACTCCCGAAAACATTCTTTCAGTAAGAGGTACCTTAATGGGTATTAACTTGATTTGCAATGCCCTGATCAGCCCCGGCGACATTGTAGTTTCTGAAATCCCAGGATGGAGACGCGCTGAACATAACTTTCTGCACGCCGGTGCTAAACTCATTAGAATCCCCGTAGACGAACACGGCTTAATAGTTGACGAACTCCGAAAAATCTGCACAAAACAAAAAATAAGGATGGTCTACGTTACCCCCCATCACCAATACCCAACCACAGTCTCCCTAAGAATTGACCGTAGACTAGAATTGCTCAGACTCGCCAATGAATATGGCTTCATCATTTTTGAAGATGACTACGATTTTGACTTCCACTTCAAACACCGCCCGCTCTTACCCCTGGCCAGCGCTGATGAAAACGGGATGGTCATTTATTGCGGCTCCTTTAGTAAAAGCTTTTCCCCGGCCTTTCGGATGGGCTATCTGGTAGCTGCCGAAAACATCATTGAACACCTCGCTAAAGTCCGTATATTACTGGACCGGCAAGGCGATCACGTACTTGACAACGCAATGGCTGATTTATTGAACGACGGTACAATCCAGCGTTACCTCAGAAAAACACTTTCAACCTACAAAGAACGGCGCGACTTCTTTTGCAATCTGCTCAGTAATCAACTCAAAGAAGCCATAAACTTTACCCCTCCCGAAGGCGGTATGTCAGTATGGACAACCTTTGACAAATCAATCAACCTGGAAAAACTTGCAAAAAATGCTTACCGCGAAGGATTACTCTTATCCGATGGAAAAGCCCACAAATATCAAGACTACGATACCAATGCCATTCGCTTAGGCTTTGCATCTTCCACCAAAGAAGATCTGGCCAGAAGTGTAGAAATTATAAAAAGGTTGATTTCGTAG
- a CDS encoding GNAT family N-acetyltransferase: MNFSIQPQLTNERVGLLPLKETDFEELYRIGSDPKIWEQHPNKDRWKREVFQNFFDGAIKSGGAFKIVDELTGKVMGSTRFYDYDETENVIFIGYTFYGTAYWGIGANLSVKKMMLDYIFQFVSKVQFHIGAENVRSQIAIGRIGAVKIAEEQVTYFGEAPKLNFVYVIDRDLH, translated from the coding sequence ATGAATTTTAGCATCCAACCACAGTTAACCAATGAACGTGTCGGACTCTTACCGCTTAAGGAAACCGATTTCGAAGAATTATACCGCATAGGGTCTGATCCAAAAATATGGGAACAACATCCTAACAAGGACCGCTGGAAGAGGGAAGTATTCCAGAACTTTTTCGATGGTGCGATAAAGAGTGGAGGCGCATTTAAAATCGTTGATGAGCTTACCGGGAAAGTGATGGGCAGTACCCGGTTTTATGATTATGATGAGACAGAGAATGTGATTTTTATCGGCTATACTTTCTATGGTACAGCTTATTGGGGAATTGGCGCCAATCTTTCAGTGAAAAAAATGATGCTGGATTATATATTTCAGTTTGTATCAAAGGTGCAATTCCATATTGGAGCAGAGAACGTTCGTTCACAAATCGCTATTGGCCGTATTGGAGCCGTTAAAATAGCTGAGGAGCAAGTCACCTATTTCGGTGAAGCTCCAAAGCTCAATTTTGTATATGTAATCGACCGGGATTTACATTAA